The Mercurialis annua linkage group LG2, ddMerAnnu1.2, whole genome shotgun sequence genome contains a region encoding:
- the LOC126669077 gene encoding lysine--tRNA ligase, chloroplastic/mitochondrial, with translation MEAVKLCSLSASFRHILHFTSTKHTFSSLLLRCCSSTTAATKVPSRSRRSSTSTSTSDREAIRALRLKKVEELRSNGVEPYAYNWERSHSANQLQEIYRHLANGEESKDESDNVCIAGRIVARRAFGKLVFLTLRDDSGTIQLYCEKEHLLNNDLEKLKTLVDIGDILGATGSMKRTEKGELSVCVNSFTILTKSLLPLPDKYHGLTDVDKRYRQRYVDMIANPEVADVFRKRAKVISELRKTVEAVGFLEVETPVLQGAAGGAEARPFVTYHNSLGRDLYLRIATELHLKRMLVGGFEKVYEIGRIFRNEGISPRHNPEFTTIEMYEAYSDYQSMMNMAEEIVTRCAIAVHGKLTIDYQGIAICLERPWRRETMHNLVKEATGIDFNELQNDLKAAKDTTLKNLEPVLENKDRSSIEGCASLGHLLNEVFEIFVEPKLLQPTFVLDYPIEISPLAKPHRRHEGLTERFELFICGRELANAFSELTDPMDQRGRLEEQVRQHNEKRKTVLQANQEENTNEHEDDSYEVTLDDDFLTALEYGMPPASGMGLGIDRLVMLLTNSASIRDVIAFPVLKIQP, from the exons ATGGAGGCAGTGAAGCTATGTAGTTTATCTGCTTCTTTTAGGCATATCCTTCATTTCACTTCCACCAAACACACTTTTAGTTCACTCCTTCTCCGCTGCTGCTCctccaccaccgccgccaccaAAGTCCCCAGCCGCAGCCGCCGCtcctccacctccacctccacATCAGACCGCGAAGCTATTCGCGCCCTTCGCCTCAAAAAG GTAGAAGAGTTGAGGAGCAATGGGGTTGAGCCATATGCATATAACTGGGAAAGGAGTCACAGTGCTAATCAGTTACAAGAGATATATAGGCATTTAGCTAATGGTGAAGAGTCTAAGGACGAGAGTGATAATGTGTGTATAGCTGGTCGAATTGTTGCTCGTAGAGCTTTCGGAAAGCTTGTTTTCTTAACTCTCCGGGACGACTCTGGAACTATTCAG CTTTACTGTGAGAAGGAGCATCTTTTGAATAATGACTTAGAGAAATTGAAGACACTTGTTGATATTGGTGACATATTGGGTGCCACTGGCTCCATGAAACGTACAGAGAAAG GTGAGCTTTCAGTTTGTGTGAATTCTTTCACTATTCTTACAAAATCTCTTCTTCCACTACCGGACAAATATCATGGTTTAACTGATGTAGATAAGCGCTACCGCCAGCG GTATGTTGATATGATTGCAAATCCTGAAGTAGCTGATGTGTTCCGCAAAAGAGCAAAG GTTATATCTGAGCTTCGCAAGACAGTGGAAGCAGTAGGTTTTCTTGAAGTTGAAACTCCAGTTCTACAG GGAGCAGCTGGTGGAGCAGAAGCTAGGCCATTTGTGACATATCATAATTCACTTGGAAGGGATCTTTATTTAAGAATTGCAACAGAGCTTCATTTGAAGAGAATGTTG GTTGGAGGATTTGAGAAAGTATATGAGATTGGTCGAATATTCAGAAATGAGGGCATTTCCCCTCGACATAATCCAGAATTTACTACTATAGAG ATGTATGAAGCATATTCAGACTATCAAAGCATGATGAACATGGCAGAGGAAATTGTCACTCGCTGTGCTATTGCTGTTCATGGGAAGCTAACAATTGATTACCAG GGGATAGCGATTTGTCTAGAGCGGCCCTGGAGGAGAGAAACCATGCATAATCTTGTGAAAGAGGCCACCGGAATTGATTTCAATGAGCTTCAAAATGATCTAAAAGCTGCCAAAGATACAACTTTGAAGAATCTTGAGCCTGTGCTTGAAAACAAGGATAGATCCTCAATTGAAGGGTGCGCTTCTTTGGGCCACCTCCTTAATGAG gtttttgaaatttttgtagaGCCAAAGCTCTTGCAACCCACATTTGTTTTGGACTATCCTATTGAGATCTCTCCTCTGGCAAAACCACATCGAAG GCATGAAGGCTTGACTGAAAGATTTGAGCTCTTCATCTGTGGTCGTGAACTTGCTAATGCATTTTCTGAATTGACTGATCCTATGGATCAG AGAGGACGCTTGGAAGAGCAAGTGAGGCAGCACAATGAGAAGAGAAAAACTGTTTTACAAGCAAATCAAGAAGAGAATACAAATGAACACGAGGATGATTCATATGAAGTGACCCTTGATGATGACTTCTTAACGGCTTTGGAATATGGAATGCCTCCTGCTTCAGGAATG GGACTTGGAATCGACAGGTTGGTGATGCTTTTAACAAACTCTGCTAGTATTCGAGATGTTATAGCATTTCCCGTGCTCAAAATTCAGCCATAG